The following are encoded in a window of Halosolutus halophilus genomic DNA:
- a CDS encoding haloacid dehalogenase type II: MAVAVDDIETITFDSFTTLVDVLGSTDRVLRQYVDDPDPIVTRWRTRAVEYRMLCNFVGAYEPYQRTTRQALKYALAVHDVELSEETIDAVANVFRQLDVFGDVADSFEQLDDAGYDLYIVSNGEPELLDAIVERADVDDHVIDTISADEIEIYKPDAAIYQHASNRTDTPLENVVHVATPWYDVFGAMNAGMQAVWVNRQDLPWETYDGEPDLIVDDLFEFVAAFDE; the protein is encoded by the coding sequence ATGGCAGTCGCCGTAGACGATATCGAGACGATTACGTTCGACTCGTTTACCACCTTGGTCGACGTGCTCGGGTCGACAGACCGGGTCCTTCGTCAGTACGTCGACGATCCAGACCCGATCGTCACCCGCTGGCGGACGCGGGCTGTCGAGTACCGGATGCTGTGTAACTTCGTAGGGGCGTACGAACCGTACCAGCGGACTACGCGACAGGCCCTGAAGTACGCGCTGGCGGTCCACGACGTCGAACTCTCCGAAGAGACGATCGACGCGGTCGCCAACGTCTTCCGACAACTCGACGTTTTCGGGGACGTGGCCGACAGCTTCGAACAACTCGATGACGCGGGGTACGACCTCTATATCGTCTCGAACGGCGAACCCGAACTCCTCGACGCCATCGTCGAACGCGCGGACGTGGACGACCACGTCATCGATACGATCAGCGCGGACGAGATCGAGATCTACAAGCCGGATGCGGCGATCTATCAGCACGCTTCGAACCGAACCGATACACCTCTCGAAAACGTCGTTCACGTAGCGACGCCCTGGTACGACGTCTTCGGTGCGATGAACGCCGGCATGCAAGCCGTCTGGGTCAATCGACAGGACCTCCCCTGGGAGACCTACGACGGTGAACCCGACCTAATCGTCGACGATCTGTTCGAATTCGTTGCAGCGTTCGATGAATAG
- the yicI gene encoding alpha-xylosidase, translating into MVNTTVSSVREYERTGNTIELLCDVDRTLEQPRSDDRPVPVTIRFLNASTFRFELRANPEAGTDRNPYPEFDEDAIREDVVLDLDERDGVLAVDTGDLCLEIGLETWSFRVEDADGAVRFEEQRKDLDVRGNDRVEPLGFREEEINHGPHRVTETGTAFALAPGERIYGLGEKFTPFDRRGQEIESWHVEPLGTESERAYKNIPFHVSSRGYGLLVDTTHRVRYDLGNESTASATVAVEDDTFAFVFFAGSSIKEIHSAYTALTGRPDRPPKWSFGVWMSRLGYESREQLEAITARLREEEIPADVVHLDPFWMRENKSTDLVWDTEQFPDPEGMIEELHENGFRLSLWEHPHVPVSTEAFETGREEGYFVEDGTGKPYVMERTCQGDYRGAIVDFTNPDAVAWWTDKHRDLLEMGVDTFKTDYGEYIPEDAVFDNGLSGKAMHNLYPYLYNEAVYETVGEVNGDDQALVWGRAGWTGSQRFPVHWGGDPQTSFNGMAAALRGGLSASLSGIGYWSHDIGGFRGEPDDEVYVRWAQFGLLSSHSRCHGTTPREPWAFGERAVEIFREFARLRYRLLPYIYSEAEVTSRTGYPIVRPLLFEFEDDPRTHEIADQYLLGESLLVAPVFDETDSRSVYLPEGEWIEWWSGERYAGEQTLDVDVPLDRIPLYVRAGCVLPTREPAQTVQEGPPERLTLQATLADGGASGRYYDEARDELAEIEVGVDGTTLIVDVGQMTPVREFVVEGVDGRVEGVSVNGTPLSSVETAPSPGEWVDEGENVRFVVE; encoded by the coding sequence ATGGTCAACACTACCGTCAGTTCGGTCCGGGAGTACGAGCGGACCGGCAACACGATCGAATTGCTCTGCGACGTCGATCGGACCCTCGAGCAGCCCCGCAGCGACGATCGGCCGGTTCCGGTCACGATCCGGTTTCTGAACGCCTCGACGTTCCGGTTCGAGTTGCGGGCGAACCCCGAAGCGGGTACCGATCGCAACCCCTATCCCGAGTTCGACGAGGACGCGATCCGCGAGGACGTCGTCTTAGACCTCGACGAGCGCGACGGCGTGCTCGCGGTCGACACCGGCGACCTCTGCCTCGAGATCGGCCTCGAGACGTGGTCGTTCCGCGTCGAGGACGCTGACGGCGCGGTCCGCTTCGAGGAACAGCGGAAGGACCTCGACGTCCGGGGAAACGACCGCGTCGAACCGCTCGGCTTCCGCGAGGAGGAGATCAACCACGGCCCTCACCGGGTGACGGAGACGGGCACCGCGTTCGCGCTGGCTCCCGGCGAGCGCATCTACGGGCTGGGCGAGAAGTTCACGCCCTTCGATCGGCGGGGCCAGGAGATCGAGTCTTGGCACGTCGAACCGCTGGGCACCGAGAGCGAGCGCGCATACAAGAACATCCCGTTTCACGTCTCGTCGCGGGGATACGGGCTGCTCGTCGATACGACCCACCGGGTGCGCTACGACCTCGGGAACGAGTCGACCGCCAGCGCGACGGTCGCCGTCGAGGACGACACCTTCGCGTTCGTCTTCTTCGCCGGGTCGTCCATCAAGGAGATCCACAGCGCGTACACGGCGCTGACGGGTCGACCCGATCGTCCACCGAAGTGGAGTTTCGGCGTCTGGATGTCGCGACTCGGCTACGAGTCGCGCGAACAACTCGAGGCGATCACCGCGCGCCTACGCGAGGAAGAAATCCCGGCGGACGTCGTCCACTTGGATCCGTTCTGGATGCGCGAAAACAAGTCGACTGATCTGGTCTGGGACACAGAGCAGTTCCCCGACCCTGAAGGGATGATCGAGGAGCTCCACGAGAACGGCTTCCGGCTCTCGCTGTGGGAACACCCCCACGTCCCTGTCAGCACCGAGGCGTTCGAGACCGGCCGCGAAGAGGGCTATTTTGTCGAGGACGGTACCGGCAAGCCGTACGTGATGGAGCGGACCTGTCAGGGCGACTACCGCGGCGCAATCGTCGACTTCACGAACCCCGACGCGGTCGCGTGGTGGACCGATAAACACCGCGACCTGCTCGAGATGGGCGTGGACACGTTCAAGACCGATTACGGGGAGTACATTCCCGAGGACGCGGTCTTCGACAACGGCCTCTCCGGCAAAGCGATGCACAACCTCTACCCGTACCTCTACAACGAGGCCGTCTACGAGACCGTCGGGGAGGTCAACGGCGACGACCAGGCGCTCGTCTGGGGCCGGGCCGGTTGGACCGGAAGCCAGCGGTTCCCCGTCCACTGGGGCGGTGATCCGCAGACATCGTTCAACGGGATGGCCGCCGCGTTGCGCGGCGGGCTGAGCGCGTCGCTGTCCGGCATCGGCTACTGGAGTCACGACATCGGCGGCTTCCGCGGCGAACCCGACGACGAGGTGTACGTTCGGTGGGCGCAGTTCGGGTTGCTCTCGAGTCACTCCCGGTGTCACGGGACGACCCCGCGCGAGCCTTGGGCGTTCGGCGAGCGAGCGGTCGAGATCTTCCGGGAGTTCGCCCGACTCCGCTACCGGCTCCTGCCGTACATCTACAGCGAGGCCGAAGTGACCAGCAGGACGGGGTACCCGATCGTTCGACCGCTGCTCTTCGAGTTCGAAGACGATCCGCGAACGCACGAGATCGCAGACCAGTACCTGCTCGGCGAGTCGCTGCTCGTTGCACCCGTGTTCGACGAGACCGATTCGCGATCGGTCTACCTGCCGGAGGGCGAGTGGATCGAGTGGTGGTCCGGCGAGCGTTATGCGGGTGAACAGACCCTCGACGTCGACGTGCCGCTCGATCGGATCCCGCTGTACGTCCGCGCCGGTTGCGTGCTTCCGACGCGCGAGCCAGCACAGACGGTTCAAGAGGGGCCGCCGGAACGACTGACGCTTCAGGCCACACTCGCCGATGGCGGCGCATCCGGACGCTACTACGACGAAGCGCGCGACGAACTGGCCGAAATCGAGGTCGGTGTCGACGGAACCACGCTCATCGTCGACGTCGGTCAGATGACGCCGGTTCGCGAATTCGTCGTCGAGGGAGTCGACGGGCGTGTAGAGGGCGTCAGCGTCAACGGGACCCCCCTCTCGTCCGTCGAAACTGCACCGAGTCCGGGAGAGTGGGTCGACGAAGGTGAGAACGTTCGATTCGTGGTCGAGTAG
- a CDS encoding Ldh family oxidoreductase yields the protein MEVDRSRAKRVASEAFQAHGIAPADSDLAADVLVTADAMGKGSHGLLRLPRYVRGIEHGNVDPEGKIEVVRDSGAAATLDGGSKLGATVATRAIAEAMDRADEYGVGVVGAHSSNHLGMLGYYTNQARHDGYVAIGMTNTEPAMPPYGGSEPILGTNPIAIGLPTHPPFNLDMSTSSIARGKILEKSEQGGSISEEIALDSQGEPTTDPEAALEGTILPFGGPKGSGLAIAVEILAGGLVGAAMGREVTGTYHTEDPCTKGDLFAIIDPDALAGKGFADRASEYLHSLKREPLASGFDEIRLPGERSVKRERNAETISIDDDLWEEVQSLTE from the coding sequence ATGGAGGTCGACAGGTCGCGTGCGAAACGCGTCGCATCCGAGGCGTTCCAGGCCCACGGCATCGCACCCGCGGATTCCGACCTCGCCGCCGACGTCCTCGTGACGGCTGATGCGATGGGCAAAGGATCACATGGCCTCCTCCGGCTACCACGGTACGTCCGTGGAATCGAGCACGGAAACGTCGATCCCGAGGGCAAAATCGAGGTGGTGCGTGATTCAGGGGCTGCGGCAACGCTTGACGGCGGATCGAAGTTAGGCGCGACTGTTGCAACTAGGGCGATCGCCGAGGCGATGGACCGCGCTGACGAGTACGGCGTCGGCGTGGTCGGTGCACACAGCTCTAATCACCTCGGGATGCTCGGATATTACACAAACCAGGCGCGCCACGATGGGTACGTCGCTATCGGCATGACCAATACAGAGCCAGCCATGCCCCCCTACGGCGGCTCCGAACCCATTCTGGGAACGAATCCAATCGCGATCGGTCTACCCACCCACCCACCTTTCAATCTCGATATGAGTACCTCCAGCATCGCCCGGGGGAAGATCCTTGAGAAGAGCGAGCAGGGCGGATCCATTTCGGAAGAAATCGCTCTCGACTCGCAAGGCGAGCCAACGACCGACCCGGAGGCAGCCCTAGAAGGGACGATACTTCCTTTCGGCGGCCCTAAAGGATCGGGACTGGCGATCGCTGTGGAGATATTGGCCGGCGGGCTCGTCGGGGCGGCAATGGGGCGGGAGGTCACCGGGACGTACCACACCGAGGATCCCTGCACGAAGGGGGATCTCTTCGCCATCATCGATCCCGATGCACTAGCCGGGAAAGGGTTCGCGGACCGTGCAAGCGAGTATCTCCACTCGCTCAAACGTGAGCCGCTCGCCTCCGGTTTCGACGAGATACGGCTCCCAGGCGAGCGATCAGTGAAACGGGAACGGAACGCCGAGACGATCTCAATCGACGACGATCTCTGGGAGGAAGTGCAGTCGCTCACTGAGTAG
- a CDS encoding ABC transporter ATP-binding protein — MGQVDVSGLTKVYDDGSSNTIVAVTDLDITIQDGEFLVLVGPSGCGKSTTLRCLAGLEMPTQGTIDLDGKEITRKRPKERGVAMVFQNYALYPHMNVRKNMTFGLKMTTDLSKEERIEKVEEAADILGITDLLEKRPKELSGGQQQRVALGRAIVRDPEIFLMDEPLSNLDAKLRSQMRTELQQLQQNLDVTTVYVTHDQTEAMTMGDRIAVLNQGRLQQIGTPLECYHEPANQFVAGFIGSPSMNFIEVTHKDGTLVGPSFEYDLPSEIQQEIADENTELTLGIRPQDIELAKPSVDNAITADVTVMEPMGEVSNLYLDIGEQTLTASISGELVIDSSQDINIIFPADRIHLFDRATGNAVKNRESIDDGDDLEKHMITPSS, encoded by the coding sequence ATGGGACAGGTTGACGTAAGCGGATTGACGAAAGTGTATGACGACGGCAGCAGTAACACGATCGTTGCCGTCACCGATCTCGACATCACGATCCAGGACGGCGAGTTCCTCGTGCTCGTCGGTCCGTCTGGATGCGGCAAATCGACGACGTTGCGCTGTCTGGCCGGTCTAGAAATGCCAACCCAAGGAACCATCGATCTCGACGGAAAAGAGATCACCCGGAAACGGCCCAAAGAACGAGGGGTGGCCATGGTGTTCCAGAACTACGCACTGTATCCCCACATGAACGTCCGGAAGAACATGACTTTCGGGCTGAAGATGACAACGGATCTTTCAAAAGAAGAGCGGATCGAAAAGGTCGAGGAAGCGGCCGATATTCTGGGTATTACCGACCTCCTCGAGAAGCGGCCGAAAGAACTCTCGGGCGGCCAGCAACAGCGTGTCGCACTCGGTCGCGCCATCGTTCGCGATCCGGAAATCTTCCTGATGGATGAACCGCTGTCGAATCTGGACGCGAAACTGCGGTCTCAGATGCGAACAGAACTGCAACAACTCCAGCAGAATCTCGACGTCACGACGGTCTACGTGACCCACGACCAGACCGAGGCGATGACGATGGGCGATCGGATCGCCGTGCTCAACCAGGGTCGGCTCCAGCAGATCGGGACGCCGCTCGAGTGCTACCACGAGCCGGCGAACCAGTTCGTCGCGGGCTTCATCGGATCGCCGAGCATGAACTTCATCGAAGTTACCCACAAGGACGGGACGCTCGTCGGGCCGTCGTTCGAGTACGATCTCCCGTCGGAGATCCAGCAAGAGATCGCCGACGAGAACACAGAATTGACGCTCGGTATTCGGCCTCAGGACATCGAACTCGCCAAACCGTCCGTCGATAACGCCATCACTGCAGACGTAACGGTAATGGAGCCGATGGGGGAAGTGTCGAACCTCTATCTCGACATCGGCGAACAGACGTTGACCGCTAGCATCAGCGGCGAACTCGTCATCGACTCGAGTCAGGACATCAATATCATCTTCCCCGCCGATCGGATCCACCTCTTTGACAGAGCGACCGGCAACGCGGTCAAGAACCGGGAATCGATCGACGATGGTGACGACCTCGAAAAGCATATGATCACTCCGTCCAGCTGA
- a CDS encoding Mrp/NBP35 family ATP-binding protein: MVADTPRHETVERVSERLTSVTIDGGSGGTDLVGSGDVTVAGETVTVRVRIPVPPGPVRDRLEREIRVAALEVTGVTTVEVVWEPAVPDPGVRIDALSDVKHVVAVASGKGGVGKSTVATNLAVSLARSGSDVGLLDADVYGPNAPAMLGLSDRTPETTLDDRIRPRTAHGVKAMSMDFLVGEDDPVIWRGVLVDDSLKQLLTDVQWGSLDYLVVDLPPGTGDAHLTLTQSLPLSGAVIVTTPQPVAIEDAKRGLRAFDRYDVPILGIVENMSRFDCPDCGSTHEIFDTGGARRLSERFDVPVLGRLPLNPAVGAPNREEDVNPPGIEVPVIGRLDLPRTREEREREELPDPVVIREDAGPLRNAFDQICTRTAARIDRLATTGGDRLTES, translated from the coding sequence ATGGTTGCGGACACGCCCCGACATGAAACGGTCGAGCGCGTCAGTGAGCGACTCACCAGCGTGACGATCGACGGGGGGAGCGGCGGCACTGATCTCGTCGGGAGTGGAGACGTGACCGTAGCCGGGGAAACCGTCACGGTCCGGGTCAGGATCCCGGTCCCGCCTGGCCCAGTCCGAGATCGCCTCGAGCGAGAGATCAGGGTCGCTGCGCTGGAGGTTACAGGCGTCACGACTGTTGAGGTGGTCTGGGAGCCAGCGGTTCCGGATCCGGGCGTCCGCATCGATGCCCTCTCGGACGTGAAACACGTCGTCGCGGTCGCAAGCGGAAAGGGTGGCGTCGGCAAGAGCACGGTCGCGACGAACTTGGCCGTCTCCCTCGCTCGAAGCGGGAGCGACGTCGGCTTGCTCGATGCCGACGTCTACGGTCCGAATGCCCCGGCGATGTTGGGGCTGTCCGATCGGACACCCGAGACGACGCTCGACGACCGAATCCGTCCCCGGACCGCCCACGGCGTGAAGGCGATGAGCATGGACTTTCTCGTCGGCGAAGATGATCCCGTGATATGGCGAGGCGTACTCGTTGACGACTCCCTCAAGCAACTACTGACGGATGTCCAGTGGGGCAGTCTGGACTACCTCGTCGTCGATCTCCCGCCCGGAACCGGCGACGCTCACCTGACGCTCACTCAATCTCTTCCATTGTCCGGTGCTGTGATCGTCACGACCCCACAGCCAGTCGCCATCGAGGACGCTAAACGGGGGCTGCGTGCCTTCGATCGGTACGACGTTCCGATCCTCGGTATCGTAGAGAACATGAGCCGCTTCGACTGTCCGGATTGTGGATCCACCCACGAAATCTTCGATACCGGCGGTGCTCGACGGCTGAGCGAGCGGTTCGACGTGCCAGTGCTCGGACGGCTCCCCCTGAATCCTGCCGTCGGTGCACCGAATCGGGAGGAGGATGTCAACCCGCCAGGAATCGAAGTGCCCGTCATCGGTCGGCTCGACCTTCCCCGGACGCGTGAGGAGCGTGAACGGGAGGAGCTTCCCGATCCGGTCGTCATACGGGAGGACGCTGGCCCTCTCCGGAATGCGTTCGACCAGATCTGTACACGGACGGCCGCCCGCATCGACCGGCTCGCTACGACTGGCGGCGATCGGCTAACGGAATCCTGA
- a CDS encoding C-terminal binding protein, translating to MVDYHIVVTDHDFDDLAIERTVLDGIAEVRTLAADVGDVGRQLPDSVDGILNLRAELDRSAIGSLDECKIIARYGIGVDNVALDAASEKGIYVTNVPDYCLEEVATHALGMALALARSLHRYDRSVAGGEWDRDVGTPIHRLSTRTVGVVGFGGIGRAFGERAAALGADVIAHDPYVDEEEVVDYDVTLLGFEELLDGADIISVHSPLTDSTRRLFDEDAFHRMRDDAYLINASRGAIVDRVALLDALEAGKIGGAGLDVFPTEPPAADDPIRDHEAVLTTPHVGWYSEEANVERRRAAARCVRQALEGDRPSNLVNEDAVDG from the coding sequence ATGGTAGACTATCACATTGTAGTCACTGATCATGATTTCGACGACCTGGCGATCGAACGCACAGTTCTCGACGGTATCGCCGAGGTACGGACGCTGGCAGCGGACGTAGGCGATGTCGGTCGGCAACTCCCCGACTCTGTCGATGGTATACTCAACCTCCGTGCGGAACTGGATCGGTCGGCAATCGGCAGTCTCGACGAATGCAAGATCATTGCTCGCTACGGGATCGGTGTCGACAACGTAGCCCTTGACGCGGCCAGCGAGAAGGGGATCTACGTGACAAACGTTCCGGACTACTGTCTCGAGGAGGTCGCGACTCACGCGCTCGGAATGGCTCTGGCGCTGGCCAGGTCGCTACACCGTTACGACCGGTCAGTCGCCGGCGGCGAGTGGGATCGCGACGTTGGGACGCCGATCCACCGGCTCTCGACACGGACCGTTGGTGTCGTCGGGTTCGGGGGGATCGGACGGGCGTTCGGCGAGCGCGCCGCCGCACTAGGGGCTGATGTGATCGCACATGATCCGTACGTCGACGAAGAGGAAGTCGTCGACTACGACGTGACACTTCTCGGGTTCGAGGAATTGCTCGACGGTGCCGATATCATCTCTGTTCACTCTCCGCTGACCGATTCGACGAGGAGACTGTTCGACGAGGACGCTTTCCACCGAATGCGCGACGACGCGTATCTGATCAATGCCTCTCGGGGCGCGATCGTTGACCGAGTAGCCTTACTCGACGCGCTCGAAGCCGGCAAGATCGGAGGTGCCGGACTGGACGTCTTCCCCACGGAACCGCCCGCTGCGGACGATCCGATCCGGGACCATGAGGCGGTCCTCACGACGCCGCACGTCGGCTGGTACTCCGAGGAGGCGAACGTGGAGCGGCGGCGGGCCGCCGCAAGGTGTGTTCGGCAGGCGCTGGAGGGCGATCGGCCGTCGAACCTGGTTAACGAGGATGCCGTCGACGGATGA
- a CDS encoding IclR family transcriptional regulator, whose amino-acid sequence MNEHQDGPTERRTVNAVQFSCDILDALKRLNGAGVTEIANHLDASKGAVHTHLATLEANEFVVKRDDEYRLSLRFLDLGKYVRDEIKIYDVVEEEIERLADVSGEVAQFMVEQHGRGVYLYKAEGENAVQTASYVGGRNPMHCTALGKAILAHLPGERVREIIDRHGLAAKTSNTITEREELLAELEEIQERGLAYDREEIFKGLQCVAAPVLDRSGDVIGAVSVTGPTSRMQGDRLEEEVAEMVQHTSNVIEVNAAQVQ is encoded by the coding sequence ATGAACGAACACCAAGACGGACCGACGGAACGACGGACCGTGAACGCGGTCCAGTTCTCCTGTGACATACTCGATGCGCTGAAACGACTAAACGGCGCAGGAGTGACGGAGATTGCAAACCACCTAGACGCCTCGAAAGGGGCCGTACATACGCACTTGGCGACGCTCGAGGCGAACGAGTTCGTCGTCAAACGTGACGACGAGTACAGGCTGAGTCTCCGGTTTCTCGATCTCGGCAAGTACGTTCGCGACGAGATCAAGATCTACGACGTCGTGGAAGAAGAGATCGAGCGGCTGGCCGACGTCAGCGGCGAAGTCGCACAGTTCATGGTCGAACAGCACGGTCGGGGCGTCTACCTGTACAAAGCGGAGGGCGAAAACGCCGTCCAAACCGCCTCCTACGTCGGTGGACGTAATCCCATGCACTGTACCGCCCTCGGGAAGGCGATCCTCGCACACCTCCCCGGGGAACGCGTCAGGGAAATAATCGACCGCCACGGGTTGGCAGCGAAGACATCGAACACGATCACCGAGCGGGAGGAACTCTTAGCGGAACTCGAGGAGATTCAGGAGCGGGGACTCGCGTACGACAGGGAGGAGATTTTCAAAGGGCTGCAGTGCGTCGCAGCACCAGTCCTCGACCGGAGCGGCGACGTGATCGGCGCCGTCAGCGTTACCGGGCCGACGAGTCGAATGCAGGGCGATCGGCTGGAAGAGGAGGTTGCGGAGATGGTCCAGCACACGTCGAACGTGATCGAGGTAAACGCCGCACAGGTCCAGTAG